A window of Zingiber officinale cultivar Zhangliang chromosome 5A, Zo_v1.1, whole genome shotgun sequence contains these coding sequences:
- the LOC121980532 gene encoding 60S ribosomal protein L38 yields the protein MPKQIHEIKDFLLTARRKDARSVKIKRGKDVVKFKVRCSKYLYTLCVFDSEKANKLKQSLPPGLSVQEI from the exons ATG CCAAAGCAGATCCACGAGATTAAGGATTTCCTGCTCACGGCGAGAAGGAAAGATGCACGATCCGTGAAGATTAAGAGAGGAAAGGATGTCGTCAAGTTCAAAGTTCGCTGCTCCAAGTACCTCTACACCCTCTGCGTGTTTGACTCTGAGAAGGCGAATAAGTTGAAGCAATCTCTTCCTCCAG gtTTGAGCGTGCAGGAGATTTGA